The following are encoded in a window of Thermoanaerobacter ethanolicus JW 200 genomic DNA:
- the tsaB gene encoding tRNA (adenosine(37)-N6)-threonylcarbamoyltransferase complex dimerization subunit type 1 TsaB produces MKILAIDSSSKTATVALVDEKGIIGEYSINYLRHSVILMPMIDELLKKCEVPINQITHVAVSEGPGSFTGLRIGAATAKGLAYALNIPIVGVSSLLALAYNVSEFEGLICPVIDALNENVYGMLIRGGNFEVLIDAGVYSLEEITELVSNYSDKVLFVGEGVYSYKDKLQEMIRDKALFAKDKDNMARAASIGELAIQKIKKGEVISYFDFKPMYIRKSAAEIRLSGEGS; encoded by the coding sequence ATGAAAATTTTGGCAATAGATTCTTCTTCTAAAACTGCTACTGTTGCATTAGTAGATGAAAAGGGGATAATAGGAGAATACTCTATAAATTATCTAAGGCATTCAGTAATTTTAATGCCTATGATAGATGAACTACTTAAAAAGTGTGAAGTACCGATAAATCAAATAACTCATGTGGCTGTTTCAGAGGGACCGGGCTCTTTTACAGGGCTTAGAATTGGTGCTGCCACTGCAAAAGGTTTGGCTTATGCTCTTAACATACCTATTGTAGGAGTATCTTCTCTTTTAGCTCTTGCATATAATGTCAGTGAATTTGAAGGATTAATATGCCCTGTCATAGATGCTTTAAATGAAAATGTTTATGGAATGTTGATAAGAGGTGGTAATTTTGAAGTTTTAATAGATGCTGGGGTGTATTCTTTAGAGGAAATTACGGAGTTGGTAAGCAATTATTCTGACAAAGTGTTGTTCGTAGGAGAGGGTGTTTATTCCTATAAAGATAAATTACAAGAGATGATAAGGGATAAAGCTTTATTTGCAAAGGACAAAGATAACATGGCAAGAGCTGCCTCCATAGGAGAGCTTGCTATTCAAAAGATAAAAAAAGGAGAAGTGATTAGTTACTTTGATTTCAAGCCGATGTATATCAGGAAATCGGCTGCTGAAATTCGTTTAAGTGGCGAGGGGAGTTAA
- a CDS encoding ECF transporter S component, with amino-acid sequence MEKTKTQAIVKVGFLSATAFILMYLEFQVPLFPGFLKLDFSDVPALVASFAMGPLYGVMVELIKNIIHATITQSGGIGEIANFSVGSIFVYTAGIIYQFNKTRKNALISMAIATVVMAFTASLLNYYVFLPLYQKVMGWPMDAIIGMSKAANKNIVDVRTLIAYGIFPFNVLKGIMLSLITLLIYKKLSPVLKH; translated from the coding sequence GTGGAAAAAACCAAAACACAAGCCATAGTAAAAGTGGGATTTCTTTCTGCTACAGCTTTTATATTGATGTACTTGGAATTTCAGGTACCTCTATTCCCTGGCTTTTTAAAGCTGGATTTTAGTGACGTACCTGCATTAGTTGCTTCTTTTGCTATGGGACCTTTATATGGTGTAATGGTCGAGCTTATTAAAAACATAATCCATGCTACTATAACTCAATCGGGTGGCATTGGAGAAATTGCAAATTTTTCTGTGGGTTCTATATTTGTATACACAGCAGGCATAATATATCAATTCAATAAGACGCGAAAAAATGCCCTTATATCTATGGCAATTGCTACAGTAGTGATGGCTTTTACTGCTTCACTTTTGAATTATTATGTTTTTCTGCCTTTGTACCAAAAAGTTATGGGATGGCCTATGGATGCTATCATTGGTATGAGTAAGGCTGCAAATAAAAACATAGTGGATGTTAGAACCCTTATAGCTTATGGTATTTTTCCTTTTAATGTGCTAAAAGGAATTATGCTTTCGTTAATCACTTTATTGATATATAAAAAGCTTTCACCAGTTTTGAAACATTGA
- the abc-f gene encoding ribosomal protection-like ABC-F family protein, with protein sequence MAIITVSNVTKSYGIDIILQNISFIVNEGDKIGVIGENGAGKSTLFNLLAGFTEVDSGTISISANKIGYLQQNTVIESEKSIYEEVKTVFDEIFQLEKQIKSLEEKISQTKDSHLLDKLFLEYSFLTDKYNELDGYSVESKIRGVLNGLGFDVSQFDTPVSTLSGGQKTRLMLAKTLLLSPDVLLLDEPTNHLDINSIEWLEQYLKFYNGTILIISHDRYFLDKIVTRIFEIENTHLSVYEGNYTEYLKRKKLEMEAKLKAYEEQQKEIKRIKSIIQIQKNRRTEKSVKMAKSKQKLLEKMEIIEKPVINNKSINLRFDFDLESGNDVLTVKNLSLRFDRQIFSNVSFEIKRGEKIALLGPNGIGKSSLLKILVGEIDNFEGEIKFGTNVITGYYEQEFKSLNAEKTVIDEIWDENPYLTQTEVRTLLASFLFREEDVFKTISTLSGGEKARLSLLKLILSKANFLLMDEPTNHLDLKAKEVLEEALLDYTGTLLFVSHDRYFIDKIATKVMILTPQGVEVYLGNYSYYIEKKNQLNEEEETIKKTKTQIKNERYKERLAKLKLKQQKEYLKNLENSIYQAEERIKYLEEKMCDTKIYKTGEIVEIQKEYNALKSKLEQMYEEWENLSG encoded by the coding sequence ATGGCAATCATAACAGTAAGCAACGTGACAAAAAGTTACGGTATCGATATAATTCTACAAAATATTTCTTTTATAGTCAATGAAGGAGACAAAATAGGAGTAATAGGCGAAAATGGTGCTGGAAAATCCACTCTTTTTAACCTTTTAGCCGGTTTTACTGAAGTTGACAGTGGAACAATTTCAATTTCTGCAAATAAAATTGGATATCTACAACAAAATACTGTAATTGAATCTGAAAAAAGTATATATGAAGAAGTAAAAACAGTTTTTGATGAAATATTCCAATTAGAAAAGCAAATTAAATCTCTAGAGGAAAAAATCTCACAAACAAAAGATTCACATCTACTTGATAAACTTTTTTTGGAATATTCCTTTTTAACAGACAAGTACAATGAATTAGATGGTTATTCTGTAGAAAGTAAAATAAGAGGGGTTTTAAATGGATTAGGATTTGACGTGTCCCAATTTGATACACCTGTATCAACTTTAAGCGGCGGTCAAAAAACCCGTCTTATGCTGGCAAAAACTTTACTTTTAAGTCCAGATGTCCTATTATTAGACGAACCTACCAATCACTTAGACATAAACTCAATAGAATGGCTAGAACAATATTTAAAATTTTATAATGGTACAATTTTAATTATATCCCATGATAGGTATTTCTTGGATAAAATTGTCACTCGAATATTTGAAATTGAAAATACTCATTTAAGTGTTTACGAAGGCAATTACACAGAATATTTAAAAAGAAAAAAATTGGAAATGGAAGCAAAGTTAAAAGCTTATGAAGAACAGCAAAAAGAAATAAAAAGAATTAAATCAATTATACAGATTCAAAAAAACCGTAGAACAGAAAAGTCAGTAAAAATGGCAAAAAGCAAGCAAAAACTATTGGAAAAAATGGAAATAATAGAAAAGCCAGTGATAAATAATAAATCTATCAACTTGCGTTTTGATTTCGATTTAGAAAGCGGAAATGATGTATTGACAGTCAAAAATTTATCTTTACGCTTTGACAGACAAATTTTCTCCAATGTATCTTTTGAAATAAAAAGAGGGGAAAAAATTGCCCTTTTAGGGCCAAACGGAATAGGAAAAAGCTCTCTTTTAAAAATATTAGTGGGGGAAATTGACAATTTTGAAGGGGAAATTAAATTTGGCACAAACGTAATAACAGGTTATTACGAACAAGAATTTAAAAGTTTAAATGCTGAAAAAACAGTCATTGATGAAATATGGGATGAAAATCCATATCTTACTCAAACAGAAGTGAGGACATTATTAGCTTCTTTTCTTTTTAGAGAAGAAGATGTCTTTAAAACTATCTCTACACTAAGTGGTGGTGAAAAGGCAAGGCTTTCATTGCTAAAGCTCATCCTTTCAAAAGCGAATTTTCTACTTATGGATGAACCAACTAACCATTTAGATTTAAAAGCAAAAGAAGTATTAGAAGAAGCTTTGTTAGATTATACTGGAACTTTATTATTTGTCTCCCATGACAGATATTTTATAGACAAAATTGCTACAAAAGTGATGATTTTGACACCTCAAGGTGTAGAAGTATACTTAGGTAATTACAGCTATTATATAGAAAAGAAAAACCAGCTTAACGAAGAAGAAGAAACAATCAAAAAAACAAAAACACAGATAAAAAACGAAAGGTATAAAGAAAGATTAGCTAAACTTAAGTTAAAGCAGCAAAAAGAGTATCTGAAAAACCTTGAAAATTCAATTTATCAAGCTGAAGAAAGAATAAAATATTTGGAAGAAAAAATGTGTGATACTAAAATTTATAAAACAGGAGAAATTGTAGAAATACAAAAAGAATACAACGCCCTTAAAAGCAAATTAGAACAAATGTATGAAGAATGGGAAAATTTAAGCGGGTAA
- a CDS encoding redox-sensing transcriptional repressor Rex: MSKKTIVSMAVIRRLPRYHRYLEELLKNDVKRISSRELSEKMGVTASQIRQDLNNFGGFGQQGYGYNVEELYNNLTKILGLDKTYNTIIIGAGNLGQAIANYTSFEKSGFNLKGIFDINPRLFGLKIRDVEVMDVETVEDFIARNKIDIGILCIPKDNAQYTADRLVRAGIKAIWNFSPIDLKVPDDVILENVHLSDSLFTVSYRLNEEELFKKLKGETAKIDG, translated from the coding sequence GTGAGCAAAAAGACTATAGTATCAATGGCTGTAATAAGAAGGCTCCCAAGATATCATAGATATCTTGAAGAACTTCTTAAAAACGATGTAAAGCGTATTTCTTCTAGAGAATTAAGCGAAAAGATGGGAGTTACTGCTTCTCAAATTAGACAAGATTTAAATAATTTTGGCGGTTTTGGACAGCAGGGATATGGCTATAATGTAGAAGAGCTTTATAATAATTTGACTAAGATTTTAGGCCTTGATAAAACTTATAATACTATCATCATAGGAGCAGGAAATCTTGGTCAAGCGATTGCCAATTATACTAGCTTTGAAAAATCTGGCTTTAATTTAAAGGGGATTTTTGATATTAATCCTCGTTTATTTGGGCTTAAAATTAGAGATGTTGAAGTGATGGACGTAGAAACAGTAGAAGATTTTATAGCCCGTAATAAAATCGACATAGGTATTTTATGTATTCCCAAAGATAATGCTCAATATACTGCTGACAGACTGGTGAGAGCGGGAATTAAGGCGATTTGGAATTTCTCGCCAATAGATTTAAAGGTACCTGATGATGTAATTTTAGAAAATGTTCATTTAAGTGATAGTTTATTTACTGTATCATATAGATTAAATGAAGAAGAGCTCTTTAAAAAGTTAAAAGGAGAAACTGCTAAAATAGATGGGTAG
- a CDS encoding OmpA/MotB family protein encodes MKRLEDESKPNHERWLLTYSDMITLLLIFFIVMYTISTINATKFAQIASSLSKTFTGTDYVIGQYSGSSFVQGNSGDKNSLGEIEKQLNGFIKENNLQGMVTSYIDERGLVISMQDSLLFDLGSADVHPEEKDVLIKIGNMLKTLPNHIRVEGFTDDLPIHNSKFDSNWELSVIRATNVVKILVNEVGIEPQRISAVGYGEYRPVVPNDSEEHRRLNRRVDIVIMNTEYNKWEPKSH; translated from the coding sequence ATGAAGAGGTTGGAAGATGAATCAAAGCCAAATCACGAAAGATGGCTGCTTACTTATTCTGATATGATTACTTTACTTTTAATATTTTTTATAGTGATGTATACTATAAGTACTATTAATGCTACCAAATTTGCTCAAATTGCCAGTTCTTTAAGCAAAACTTTTACTGGAACTGATTACGTGATAGGCCAGTATAGTGGGAGCAGTTTTGTTCAAGGTAATAGTGGAGACAAAAATAGTTTGGGAGAAATTGAAAAGCAATTGAACGGTTTTATAAAAGAAAACAATCTTCAAGGTATGGTAACAAGTTATATAGATGAAAGAGGACTTGTAATAAGTATGCAGGATTCTCTTCTTTTTGATTTAGGTTCTGCTGATGTACATCCGGAAGAGAAAGATGTTTTAATAAAAATAGGTAATATGTTAAAAACTCTTCCAAACCATATTAGAGTGGAAGGATTTACAGATGATCTCCCTATACACAATAGTAAGTTTGATTCAAACTGGGAACTGTCTGTTATAAGAGCAACTAATGTGGTAAAAATATTGGTAAATGAAGTAGGAATAGAACCCCAGAGAATTTCAGCAGTAGGATATGGGGAATACAGGCCTGTTGTTCCAAATGACTCAGAAGAACATAGAAGACTTAATAGAAGAGTAGACATTGTCATTATGAATACAGAATATAATAAATGGGAGCCTAAAAGCCACTAA
- the arcC gene encoding carbamate kinase, producing MREKVVIALGGNALQDVNTPPTAEAQMEVVKRTAGYLVDIIEKGYSVVITHGNGPQVGNIVIQNEVASKVVPAMPFDVCGAESQGMIGYMIQQALGEVLKERNIRKEVATIITQVVVDKNDPAFEKPTKPIGPFYTKEEAEVLIKEKGYEMVEDSGRGYRRVVPSPDPKEIVELNTIKLLEKNGVIVITVGGGGIPVIKENGNLKGVAAVIDKDLASEKLAEDIDADVLLILTAVEKVAINYNKPNQKFLDKMTVEEAIKYMEEGHFAPGSMFPKVKAAVRFAKSKVGRRAIITSLGKALEALEGKAGTVISL from the coding sequence ATGAGGGAAAAAGTTGTTATTGCCTTAGGAGGGAACGCTCTGCAGGATGTGAATACGCCTCCTACTGCAGAGGCTCAAATGGAAGTAGTGAAGAGGACAGCGGGGTATTTAGTGGATATAATTGAAAAAGGGTATTCTGTTGTAATTACTCATGGCAATGGTCCTCAGGTGGGGAATATAGTCATACAAAATGAAGTCGCATCAAAAGTTGTCCCTGCAATGCCTTTTGATGTGTGTGGGGCAGAGAGCCAGGGTATGATAGGATATATGATTCAACAGGCATTAGGGGAAGTTTTGAAGGAGAGAAATATCAGAAAAGAAGTAGCAACTATTATAACACAGGTTGTAGTGGATAAAAATGACCCTGCTTTTGAAAAACCTACAAAGCCGATAGGACCTTTTTACACAAAAGAGGAAGCTGAAGTTTTAATAAAAGAAAAAGGTTATGAAATGGTAGAAGACAGTGGAAGAGGATATAGAAGAGTTGTTCCCTCCCCTGACCCAAAAGAAATTGTAGAACTTAATACAATAAAGTTACTTGAAAAAAATGGGGTAATAGTAATAACAGTTGGGGGAGGAGGAATCCCTGTTATTAAGGAAAATGGCAATTTAAAAGGAGTAGCTGCCGTAATAGACAAGGATTTGGCTTCTGAAAAATTGGCAGAAGATATTGATGCAGATGTGCTGTTAATTCTTACAGCTGTTGAAAAGGTAGCAATAAATTACAACAAGCCAAATCAAAAGTTTCTTGACAAAATGACAGTGGAAGAGGCAATAAAATACATGGAAGAAGGCCATTTTGCACCAGGCAGTATGTTTCCAAAAGTTAAAGCAGCAGTGAGGTTTGCAAAGTCAAAAGTAGGAAGGCGAGCTATAATTACTTCTTTAGGCAAAGCATTAGAAGCTTTAGAGGGAAAAGCAGGCACAGTTATAAGCTTATGA
- a CDS encoding flagellar motor protein, giving the protein MDLDIATIVGIVLGVGSLIYGFTLEGGTVASLIGVSAAIIVFGGTIGATITSYSMDEIKKVPGLLVRAFKNEKDNYLEIIKYFTYLAQKARSEGLLSLESEIESEEIKKFDPILKESLELVVDGSDMELIRTTMENKIYIEDMEAKKEAGIFESAGGYAPTMGIIGTVMGLVHVLSNLSEPDKLGPSIAVAFIATLYGVSSANLLWLPIAQKLKNRAHIKRTERELILEGSLSLQAGENPKILERKLMTFITQAQRKNIPQKGSVELNEEVGR; this is encoded by the coding sequence ATGGACTTGGATATAGCTACAATAGTGGGTATAGTGCTTGGAGTAGGTTCTTTGATTTATGGATTTACATTAGAAGGCGGTACTGTTGCTTCTTTAATAGGGGTTTCTGCTGCTATAATAGTTTTTGGGGGTACTATAGGGGCTACTATAACTTCTTATTCTATGGATGAAATTAAAAAAGTGCCGGGACTTTTAGTGAGAGCTTTTAAAAATGAAAAGGATAATTACCTTGAGATAATAAAGTATTTTACTTATTTGGCCCAAAAAGCAAGAAGCGAAGGACTTTTAAGCCTCGAATCAGAGATTGAGTCTGAAGAAATAAAAAAATTTGACCCTATTTTAAAGGAAAGTTTAGAATTAGTTGTTGATGGTTCTGACATGGAACTTATTAGAACGACAATGGAGAATAAAATATATATAGAGGATATGGAAGCAAAAAAGGAAGCAGGTATTTTTGAATCTGCGGGTGGTTATGCACCCACAATGGGTATCATAGGAACAGTTATGGGACTCGTTCACGTGTTAAGTAATTTAAGTGAACCAGACAAATTAGGTCCTTCTATAGCGGTAGCATTTATAGCTACACTGTATGGTGTCAGCTCTGCAAACTTGTTGTGGCTTCCTATTGCTCAAAAATTAAAAAATAGAGCTCATATTAAAAGGACGGAAAGAGAATTGATATTAGAAGGAAGTCTTTCACTGCAAGCTGGTGAAAATCCAAAGATTTTAGAGAGAAAGTTAATGACATTTATTACACAAGCGCAGCGCAAAAATATACCTCAGAAAGGTAGTGTTGAATTAAATGAAGAGGTTGGAAGATGA
- the rimI gene encoding ribosomal protein S18-alanine N-acetyltransferase yields MDVIIRPMRKEDVEEVLEIEKLSFSTPWSKEAFISEVTKNSCAKYIVAEVDNKIVGYGGFWVVVDEGHITNIAVHPEYRSKGIGSKIMEGLIDLAKKNGITAMTLEVRESNITAQHLYAKYGFRPLGRRKGYYQDNNEDAIIMWKYDL; encoded by the coding sequence ATGGATGTTATTATAAGGCCTATGAGGAAAGAAGATGTGGAGGAGGTCTTGGAAATTGAAAAGCTAAGTTTTAGCACTCCTTGGTCTAAAGAAGCTTTTATAAGTGAAGTTACAAAGAACAGCTGTGCTAAGTATATAGTGGCGGAAGTTGACAACAAAATTGTGGGTTATGGAGGATTTTGGGTGGTTGTAGATGAAGGTCATATAACCAATATAGCAGTTCATCCGGAATACAGATCTAAAGGAATTGGAAGTAAAATTATGGAAGGTTTAATTGACCTTGCTAAGAAAAATGGAATAACTGCCATGACTTTAGAGGTGAGAGAATCAAATATAACAGCGCAACATTTGTATGCAAAATATGGCTTTAGACCATTAGGTAGAAGAAAAGGCTATTATCAAGATAATAATGAGGATGCAATTATAATGTGGAAATACGACTTGTGA
- a CDS encoding D-2-hydroxyacid dehydrogenase, with product MRNILLFTKLNDNYIKKIKEQMEGYDVLYVQNEEEAEKYVKDTEIIISFDFEFYSNIVDKASNLKWIHLLSAGADTLPFEKLKEMKVIVTNSRDVHKYQISQQVIGYMLMFERALNVFVRNQMKKVWDRSVRVSELTGKTALIIGVGSIGEEIARLLKEFGMKVYGIRNSGKPSLYVEKMYTSIEDCDILPLADYVISILPLTKDTYHLIGENVFNKMKNDSYFINVGRGKVVDESALINALKNKAIKGAALDVFEEEPLSEDSPLWDMENVIITPHMAGVTPLYMKRAMEILRENLIAYKEGRPLRNIVNLDKGY from the coding sequence ATGAGAAATATTTTGCTTTTCACAAAATTAAATGACAATTACATAAAAAAAATTAAAGAGCAAATGGAGGGATATGACGTTCTTTACGTTCAAAATGAGGAAGAGGCTGAAAAGTATGTAAAAGATACAGAGATTATCATAAGCTTTGACTTTGAATTTTATTCCAATATTGTGGACAAGGCTTCAAACTTAAAATGGATTCATCTTTTGAGTGCAGGTGCAGATACTCTTCCTTTTGAAAAACTGAAAGAAATGAAGGTAATAGTTACTAATTCTAGAGATGTCCACAAATATCAAATTTCACAACAAGTCATAGGCTATATGCTTATGTTTGAGAGAGCCCTTAACGTTTTTGTAAGAAATCAAATGAAAAAAGTATGGGATAGATCTGTTAGGGTTTCAGAGCTTACAGGTAAGACTGCTTTGATAATAGGAGTAGGAAGCATAGGAGAGGAAATTGCAAGACTTTTAAAAGAATTTGGCATGAAGGTCTATGGTATAAGAAATTCGGGCAAACCTTCTTTGTATGTGGAAAAAATGTATACCTCTATTGAAGATTGTGATATATTGCCACTTGCCGATTATGTAATATCTATACTTCCTTTGACTAAAGATACTTATCATTTGATAGGAGAAAATGTGTTTAATAAAATGAAAAATGATAGCTATTTTATAAATGTGGGAAGAGGCAAAGTAGTAGATGAATCAGCTCTTATAAATGCCCTCAAGAATAAAGCTATAAAGGGAGCTGCGTTGGATGTGTTTGAAGAAGAGCCTTTAAGTGAGGACAGCCCTTTGTGGGATATGGAAAATGTGATAATCACTCCTCACATGGCAGGGGTCACGCCTTTATACATGAAAAGAGCGATGGAAATTTTAAGAGAAAATTTGATAGCTTATAAAGAAGGAAGACCTTTGAGAAATATTGTAAATTTAGATAAAGGATACTAA
- the tsaE gene encoding tRNA (adenosine(37)-N6)-threonylcarbamoyltransferase complex ATPase subunit type 1 TsaE produces the protein MKKTYICKNKDETIALGEKLGRLLRSGDIILLYGELGSGKTVFTKGIAKGLEINEPITSPTFTLVNEHRGRISLYHFDLYRLDDYTALYDIGYEEYFYDEGVCAIEWPERLGPLLPKERLEVIIQKGEKEDERVILFKDFGRRYEELLKEMGQ, from the coding sequence GTGAAGAAGACTTATATTTGCAAAAATAAAGATGAGACCATTGCTTTAGGAGAAAAATTAGGAAGGCTGTTAAGGAGTGGAGATATAATTCTTTTATATGGCGAGCTGGGAAGTGGCAAAACTGTTTTTACAAAGGGAATTGCAAAGGGGTTAGAAATAAATGAACCAATTACCAGCCCGACTTTTACTTTAGTCAATGAACATAGAGGCAGGATTTCTCTCTATCATTTTGATTTATATAGGTTAGATGATTACACAGCCCTTTATGACATAGGTTATGAGGAATATTTTTATGACGAAGGAGTTTGTGCAATTGAATGGCCTGAAAGGTTAGGACCTTTACTTCCGAAAGAAAGGTTAGAAGTGATAATTCAAAAAGGAGAAAAAGAAGATGAAAGAGTTATTTTATTTAAAGATTTTGGGAGACGATATGAGGAGCTTTTAAAGGAGATGGGGCAATGA
- the tsaD gene encoding tRNA (adenosine(37)-N6)-threonylcarbamoyltransferase complex transferase subunit TsaD, whose amino-acid sequence MEKDIIILGIESSCDETAAGVVKNGKEVLSNVIYSQIEIHKKYGGVVPEIASRKHIEVISFVVAEALEKAQLCLDEVDVIAATYGPGLVGALLVGLSYGKALAYAKNKPFVGVNHIEAHIAANYLGGDFAPPFICLVASGGHSHIVFVKNYGEYEVMGQTMDDAAGEAFDKVARALGLGYPGGPTIERAAKLGNMEAIEFPKSFMEEGNFDFSFSGLKTAVLNYLNRQKQKGEEVNIYDVAASFQRNVVEVLVKKLIDAAKRKNIGKISIAGGVASNSFLREKLGEEAKKIGIRVHYPDKIYCTDNGAMIAAAAYYDFIKGKTSGLDLNAIPYLKIGEKI is encoded by the coding sequence ATGGAGAAAGATATAATTATTTTAGGGATAGAATCTTCCTGCGATGAAACAGCTGCAGGAGTTGTAAAAAACGGTAAAGAAGTATTGTCGAACGTAATATATTCTCAAATAGAGATTCACAAAAAATATGGTGGGGTAGTGCCAGAAATAGCTTCAAGAAAGCATATTGAAGTAATATCTTTCGTAGTGGCAGAAGCATTAGAAAAAGCCCAGCTATGCCTTGATGAAGTAGATGTAATTGCGGCTACATATGGACCAGGATTAGTTGGTGCTCTTTTAGTCGGTTTGTCATATGGTAAAGCTTTAGCGTATGCAAAAAATAAGCCTTTTGTAGGAGTAAATCATATAGAAGCCCACATAGCTGCAAATTACTTAGGGGGTGATTTTGCTCCTCCTTTTATTTGTCTTGTGGCTTCCGGTGGACATAGCCACATTGTTTTTGTAAAAAATTATGGAGAGTACGAAGTAATGGGACAGACAATGGACGATGCAGCAGGAGAAGCCTTTGACAAAGTAGCAAGAGCTTTGGGCTTGGGATATCCTGGAGGACCTACTATTGAAAGGGCTGCAAAGCTGGGGAATATGGAAGCTATTGAGTTTCCCAAATCTTTTATGGAGGAAGGAAATTTTGATTTTAGTTTTAGTGGGCTTAAAACAGCAGTTTTAAACTATTTAAACAGGCAAAAGCAAAAAGGAGAAGAGGTGAATATTTATGATGTGGCGGCTAGTTTTCAAAGAAATGTGGTGGAGGTTTTGGTAAAAAAATTAATTGATGCAGCAAAGAGGAAAAATATTGGCAAAATTTCTATAGCAGGAGGGGTAGCTTCTAATAGTTTTTTGAGGGAAAAATTAGGAGAAGAAGCGAAGAAAATTGGAATAAGAGTCCATTATCCTGATAAAATTTATTGTACAGACAATGGGGCAATGATAGCTGCTGCCGCTTATTATGACTTTATAAAAGGGAAAACATCTGGCTTGGATTTAAATGCCATTCCTTACTTAAAGATTGGGGAAAAAATTTGA